A window of the Fundidesulfovibrio magnetotacticus genome harbors these coding sequences:
- a CDS encoding response regulator: MIGKVIKVLVVTGLPDRARELADVLRRAGAPLPATAANLQEALDRVLRDPPGVALLDLDDPSLDAAQACRALKNGPGIAVVCATARTDAQALRALAQADPDGTLLLPQDPRHTRAVLELAILRHAAPPGPPCDPAPLEDALRRLSREMKERRRAEEALRQAEERYRTIADFTHDWEYWQFPDGSLAYVSPSCEHITGRSPGAFMANPSLLEAIILEEDLPSWYAHRDHVRADQSCGRARFRIRHADGSVRWIGHVCQPVTGKDGRFAGTRASNRDITPEVRALEELRRLEAWHRLLLEALPAPISVTTREEGNVLYMNRACRDLLAVPAPDANLRMSVNFYKNPEDRAELIATLERHGSVRREVEMVSGDGRVFWALISAVFLDYGATRAVFAVLLDDTERRLAQEGLRESRDIFSTFMDQIPAVVFLQDQDTRAQFINRHFRDMLGPETDWNGKTPQELFPGELGEAMARDTREALAGRVVVRDERIGGRAGASLWRTTKFPILREGKAPLAGGLAWDVSEPAALSTLGRAVNQAVTLDETARTAVESVAELLSMDLAVLYLLDGDLLQAQALQTSLPGYSDPAALTHALGDCLCGQAAQERHSLFSRDIHGDRRFTRKACTRGGITSFAALPLWVGSELIGVLGLGSVRPRDMEARAEHLESMAYVVSLGVHKARLYEEVARQARDLDLKVAERTEELRVTNRQLELYSARAQELAARSAAASRAKSEFLAKMSHEIRTPMNAVVNMTRLVLDSPLSPEQRERLDMVDRASHHLLGIIDDILDFSRIEAGHLILASEPFETAPLLHACLEPFERQAAQKGVSLDVRLHPELPRAAKGDPGRLRQILTNLVGNAVKFTASGSVTLSAEACPLPGGDDFELRARVTDTGIGISPELQERIFDLFRQADDSTSRKHGGTGLGLSIARQLAEMMGGSVSVRSEEGRGSEFTVRLPLGVCGPGERTVPATASRKALRPLPRLRVLVVEDNEENKKVAKALLEKLGQRTDIAGGGVEALERLRREPFDVVFMDVEMPGMDGLEATRRIRAGEAGEPAAGVRILAMTAHAVSGYREMCLEAGMDGYLTKPLDLSRLEQALAQAAAAQGRRTSGPAPEQPAQPIPEPVSHAPLPEAAFARLPTLDRQEALSRLEDEDLFREVAQVLVDGFAERLAALRDHLSCGRSTELALAAHALKGALATVGAARSADLARRLEEAARGNTLEQAPFLVEELAQDFKALCRQLAPDGVKAP; this comes from the coding sequence ATGATCGGCAAGGTAATCAAGGTGCTGGTCGTCACCGGCTTGCCGGACAGGGCCAGGGAACTGGCCGATGTGCTGCGGCGCGCGGGGGCCCCACTCCCGGCAACGGCCGCTAACCTCCAAGAGGCCCTGGACCGCGTGCTGCGCGACCCGCCCGGCGTGGCGCTCCTCGACCTCGACGATCCCTCCCTCGACGCCGCCCAGGCCTGCCGCGCCCTCAAGAACGGCCCGGGGATTGCCGTGGTGTGCGCCACGGCCCGCACCGACGCCCAGGCCCTGCGCGCCCTGGCCCAGGCCGATCCCGACGGGACGCTCCTCCTGCCCCAGGACCCCCGGCACACCCGCGCCGTGCTGGAGCTGGCCATCCTGCGCCACGCCGCCCCGCCCGGCCCCCCGTGCGACCCCGCCCCCCTGGAGGACGCCCTGCGCCGCCTCTCCCGCGAGATGAAGGAGCGCCGACGCGCCGAGGAGGCCCTGCGCCAGGCCGAGGAGCGCTACCGCACCATCGCCGACTTCACCCACGACTGGGAGTACTGGCAGTTCCCCGACGGCTCCCTGGCCTACGTCTCCCCCTCCTGCGAGCACATCACCGGCCGCTCGCCGGGGGCCTTCATGGCCAACCCGTCGCTGCTGGAAGCCATCATCCTGGAGGAAGATCTCCCCTCCTGGTACGCCCACCGCGACCACGTGCGCGCCGACCAGTCCTGCGGCAGGGCGCGCTTCCGCATCCGCCACGCGGACGGCTCCGTGCGCTGGATCGGACACGTCTGCCAGCCCGTCACCGGCAAGGACGGCCGCTTCGCGGGCACCAGGGCGAGCAACCGCGACATCACCCCCGAGGTGCGCGCCCTGGAGGAACTGCGCCGCCTGGAGGCCTGGCACAGGCTGCTCCTGGAAGCGCTGCCCGCCCCCATCTCGGTCACCACGCGCGAGGAGGGGAACGTCCTCTACATGAACCGCGCCTGCCGAGACCTCCTGGCTGTCCCCGCGCCGGACGCGAACCTCCGCATGTCGGTGAACTTCTACAAGAACCCCGAGGACCGCGCGGAACTCATCGCCACCCTGGAGCGCCACGGCAGCGTACGCCGCGAGGTGGAGATGGTCTCGGGCGACGGGCGCGTCTTCTGGGCGCTCATCTCGGCCGTGTTTTTGGATTACGGGGCCACGCGCGCCGTGTTCGCCGTCCTGCTCGACGACACCGAGCGCCGTCTGGCCCAAGAGGGCCTGCGCGAATCGCGCGACATCTTCTCCACGTTCATGGACCAGATCCCCGCCGTGGTCTTCCTCCAGGACCAGGACACCCGCGCGCAATTCATCAACCGCCACTTCCGCGACATGCTGGGCCCCGAGACGGACTGGAACGGCAAGACGCCCCAGGAGCTCTTCCCCGGCGAACTCGGCGAGGCCATGGCCCGCGACACCCGCGAAGCCCTGGCCGGCCGGGTGGTCGTTCGCGACGAACGCATCGGCGGCCGCGCCGGCGCCTCCCTGTGGCGCACCACCAAGTTCCCCATACTGCGCGAGGGCAAGGCCCCCCTTGCGGGCGGACTGGCCTGGGACGTGAGCGAACCCGCCGCCCTGAGCACCCTCGGCCGCGCCGTCAACCAGGCCGTCACCCTGGATGAGACCGCTCGGACAGCTGTGGAATCCGTGGCCGAACTGCTCAGCATGGACCTCGCCGTGCTCTACCTCCTGGACGGAGACCTGCTCCAGGCCCAGGCCCTCCAGACCAGCCTGCCCGGCTACTCCGATCCGGCCGCCTTGACCCACGCCCTCGGCGACTGCCTCTGCGGCCAGGCCGCCCAGGAACGCCACTCCCTCTTCTCGCGCGACATCCACGGCGACCGGCGCTTCACCCGCAAAGCCTGCACGCGCGGAGGGATCACCTCCTTCGCGGCCCTGCCCCTCTGGGTGGGCAGCGAACTCATAGGCGTGCTGGGCCTGGGCAGCGTGCGCCCACGCGACATGGAGGCCCGGGCCGAGCACCTGGAGTCCATGGCCTACGTGGTCTCTCTGGGCGTGCACAAGGCCCGGCTCTACGAAGAAGTGGCCCGCCAGGCCCGCGACCTGGACCTCAAGGTGGCCGAACGCACCGAGGAACTGCGCGTCACCAACCGCCAGCTGGAGCTTTACTCGGCGCGCGCCCAGGAGCTGGCCGCGCGCTCCGCCGCGGCAAGCCGCGCCAAAAGCGAATTCCTGGCCAAAATGAGCCACGAAATCCGCACCCCCATGAACGCAGTGGTGAACATGACCCGCCTCGTGCTCGATTCACCGCTCTCCCCCGAACAGCGCGAACGCCTGGACATGGTGGACCGCGCCTCCCATCACCTGCTGGGCATCATCGACGACATCCTCGACTTCTCCCGCATCGAGGCCGGGCACCTGATTCTGGCCAGCGAGCCCTTCGAGACCGCCCCGCTGCTGCACGCCTGCCTGGAGCCCTTCGAGCGCCAGGCCGCCCAGAAGGGCGTGTCCCTGGACGTCCGGCTGCACCCGGAGCTCCCCCGCGCGGCCAAGGGCGACCCGGGCCGCCTGCGCCAGATCCTCACCAACCTGGTGGGCAACGCCGTGAAATTCACCGCCTCGGGCAGCGTGACCCTCTCGGCCGAGGCCTGCCCCCTGCCCGGCGGCGACGATTTCGAGCTGCGCGCGCGGGTGACCGACACGGGCATCGGCATCTCCCCGGAGCTGCAGGAGCGCATCTTCGACCTCTTCCGCCAGGCCGACGACTCCACCAGCCGCAAACACGGCGGCACGGGCCTCGGACTCTCCATCGCGCGCCAGCTTGCGGAGATGATGGGCGGGAGCGTGTCCGTGCGCAGCGAGGAGGGCCGGGGCAGCGAGTTCACCGTGCGCCTGCCGCTGGGCGTCTGCGGCCCGGGCGAGAGGACCGTCCCCGCCACTGCGTCGCGGAAGGCCCTGCGCCCCCTGCCGCGACTGCGCGTCCTGGTGGTGGAGGACAACGAAGAGAACAAGAAGGTGGCCAAGGCCCTGCTGGAGAAACTGGGCCAGCGCACGGACATCGCCGGAGGCGGCGTCGAGGCCCTGGAGCGCCTGCGCCGCGAACCCTTCGACGTGGTGTTCATGGACGTTGAAATGCCCGGCATGGACGGACTGGAGGCCACACGGCGCATCCGCGCCGGGGAGGCCGGAGAGCCCGCGGCGGGCGTGCGCATCCTGGCCATGACGGCCCACGCCGTCTCGGGCTACCGGGAGATGTGTCTCGAAGCGGGCATGGACGGCTACCTCACCAAGCCCCTGGACCTCTCCCGGCTGGAGCAGGCCCTTGCCCAGGCGGCCGCCGCGCAGGGGCGGCGGACGTCCGGCCCGGCTCCGGAGCAGCCCGCGCAACCGATCCCGGAACCTGTCTCGCACGCGCCCCTGCCGGAAGCCGCCTTCGCACGGCTCCCAACCCTTGACCGCCAGGAGGCCCTGAGCCGCCTGGAGGACGAAGACCTCTTCCGGGAGGTGGCCCAGGTGCTGGTGGACGGCTTCGCGGAGCGGCTGGCCGCTCTGCGCGACCACCTCTCCTGCGGCCGCTCGACGGAGCTGGCCCTGGCGGCCCACGCCCTGAAGGGCGCGCTGGCCACCGTGGGCGCGGCGCGCTCGGCGGACCTTGCGCGGAGACTGGAGGAGGCCGCGCGGGGCAACACGCTGGAACAGGCCCCCTTTCTGGTCGAGGAGCTGGCCCAAGACTTCAAGGCTCTGTGCAGGCAGCTCGCGCCGGACGGCGTGAAAGCGCCCTGA
- a CDS encoding putative 2-aminoethylphosphonate ABC transporter substrate-binding protein: MLATVRSLALLMFLVLALAPAAKSAELLVYTALEDDQIPVYIKSFKEKYPDIQLKFVRDSTGVVIAKLLAEKDNPQADLVWGTAATGLILLEEAGLLEPYAPKGLERITPRFRDSKPVPSWVANDIFETGFCVNEMELQAKKLPTPKSYQDLIKPEYKGQIVMPNPASSGTGYLTVAGLIFLLGEEKGWAYLDKLHDNIAMYTHSGSKPCKMAGTGEIPIGITFGYRGIMQKRKGEPVTTVFPAEGSGWDCEANALIKKAAMKPEAKLFLDWAISDPAMQEYAKSYPILAAKDVPGLKLPEGYPADPLKQLINLEMSWAAKNRARILAEWEKRYATKSEAK; the protein is encoded by the coding sequence ATGCTCGCAACCGTCCGCTCCCTGGCGCTCTTGATGTTCCTGGTCCTCGCCCTCGCCCCGGCCGCCAAGTCCGCCGAACTGCTGGTCTACACCGCCCTGGAGGACGACCAGATCCCCGTCTACATCAAGAGCTTCAAGGAGAAATATCCCGACATCCAGCTGAAGTTCGTCCGCGACTCCACGGGCGTGGTCATCGCCAAGCTCCTGGCCGAAAAGGACAACCCCCAGGCCGACCTCGTGTGGGGCACCGCCGCCACCGGGCTCATCCTCCTGGAAGAGGCGGGGCTCCTGGAACCCTACGCCCCCAAGGGCCTGGAGCGCATCACGCCCCGCTTCAGGGACTCCAAGCCCGTGCCCTCCTGGGTGGCCAACGACATCTTCGAGACCGGCTTCTGCGTCAACGAGATGGAGCTTCAGGCCAAGAAGCTGCCCACGCCCAAGAGCTACCAGGACCTGATCAAGCCCGAATACAAGGGCCAGATCGTCATGCCCAACCCCGCCTCGTCGGGCACCGGCTACCTCACCGTCGCGGGCCTCATCTTCCTGCTCGGCGAGGAAAAAGGCTGGGCCTACCTGGACAAGCTCCACGACAACATCGCCATGTACACCCACTCGGGCTCCAAGCCCTGCAAGATGGCCGGCACCGGCGAGATCCCCATCGGCATCACCTTCGGCTACCGGGGCATCATGCAGAAGCGCAAGGGCGAGCCCGTGACCACCGTGTTCCCGGCCGAAGGCTCGGGCTGGGACTGCGAAGCCAACGCCCTCATCAAGAAGGCCGCCATGAAGCCCGAGGCCAAGCTGTTCCTGGACTGGGCCATCTCCGACCCGGCCATGCAGGAATACGCCAAGAGCTACCCCATCCTGGCCGCCAAGGACGTGCCGGGCCTCAAGCTGCCCGAAGGCTACCCCGCCGACCCGCTCAAGCAGCTCATCAACCTGGAAATGTCCTGGGCCGCCAAGAACCGCGCCAGGATCCTGGCGGAGTGGGAAAAGCGCTACGCCACCAAGTCCGAAGCCAAATAG
- a CDS encoding AMIN domain-containing protein, whose translation MALTRNDKLLILGAVILAAVVVGGLAWWRASSQEAPAPVQEAAPAQPAPAPQPQEPPAPERKVALPPQAPAPVVAPLTPPAAPDRSLDTIFAEKPQPEPEPLPALLPPPPPPPPAEPPKAQPEPAPKPEMPAERRARQALERKAQADAKQAEASARKSREETLRRAQEELRKAETDLKRAQERLKKEQDKARPAQQGQAQEPQAQQTPPQPAPAAPQAPAAPQAQQQAPAKAPEAKPKPEPERRVVDKLSVFESPEEIVFTLHGAHTQAKAEAMLLGTPSRLVIDLPGQWTYQRPEKPAGGQVQAIRLGRHPDKLRIVLDLAHPPKGGKRPAVEKTADGLTIRLGKGPNGGTP comes from the coding sequence ATGGCCCTGACACGCAACGACAAGCTGCTCATTCTGGGCGCGGTGATCCTGGCCGCCGTGGTGGTTGGCGGACTCGCCTGGTGGCGCGCCTCCTCCCAGGAGGCCCCCGCGCCCGTGCAGGAGGCGGCCCCGGCGCAACCTGCCCCGGCCCCCCAGCCCCAGGAGCCCCCCGCGCCCGAGCGCAAGGTGGCCTTGCCGCCCCAGGCCCCGGCCCCCGTGGTGGCCCCCCTGACCCCGCCCGCCGCGCCGGACAGATCCCTGGACACCATCTTCGCGGAGAAGCCCCAGCCCGAGCCGGAGCCTCTCCCGGCGCTTCTTCCGCCGCCGCCCCCGCCGCCTCCGGCCGAGCCCCCCAAGGCCCAGCCGGAACCGGCTCCCAAGCCCGAAATGCCCGCCGAGCGCCGCGCGAGGCAGGCCCTGGAGCGCAAGGCTCAGGCCGACGCCAAACAGGCCGAGGCCTCGGCCCGCAAGTCCCGCGAGGAAACCCTGCGCCGCGCCCAGGAAGAGTTGCGCAAGGCCGAGACCGACCTCAAGCGCGCCCAGGAGCGCCTGAAAAAGGAACAGGACAAGGCCCGCCCCGCCCAGCAGGGCCAGGCCCAGGAACCCCAGGCCCAGCAGACCCCGCCCCAGCCCGCTCCGGCGGCCCCCCAGGCCCCGGCCGCGCCCCAGGCCCAGCAGCAGGCCCCGGCCAAGGCCCCCGAGGCCAAGCCCAAACCCGAGCCCGAACGCCGCGTGGTGGACAAGCTTTCCGTGTTCGAGTCGCCCGAGGAGATCGTCTTCACCCTGCACGGCGCGCACACCCAGGCCAAGGCCGAGGCCATGCTCCTGGGAACGCCCTCCCGGCTGGTGATCGACCTGCCGGGACAATGGACCTACCAGCGCCCCGAAAAGCCCGCGGGCGGCCAGGTGCAGGCCATCCGCCTGGGCAGGCACCCGGACAAGCTGCGCATCGTCCTCGACCTGGCCCACCCGCCCAAGGGCGGCAAACGCCCTGCCGTGGAGAAAACCGCCGACGGCCTGACCATCAGGCTGGGCAAAGGACCCAACGGAGGAACGCCTTGA
- a CDS encoding putative 2-aminoethylphosphonate ABC transporter ATP-binding protein, translated as MRTQENPASPGVHLEVWGVSKSYGPFTALKEISFSVARGEMVCLLGPSGCGKTTALRIIAGLEELDSGRVFLGGADVTELPVSQRNVGIVFQSYALFPNLSVGDNVAYGLVNKRLARREIRLRVTELLDLVGLPGLESKYPAQLSGGQQQRVALARAMALSPDVLLLDEPLSALDAKVRAHLRAEIKRLQREFGVTSILVTHDQEEAMTMADRILLMDHGRIVQNATPGELYDSPATPFAAGFLGTMNFLPVERGPREDTARLGKWVMSLPERAWPDAPAALAAIRPEDVALEETAGAFAPEPNVLDARVDFMEFRGALYRLSLRLDGVAGEGVLLHADVTARQARRMGLSEGMAVRACLPLARLRVFPADHAPEAKDAA; from the coding sequence ATGCGCACCCAAGAGAACCCTGCCTCCCCCGGCGTCCACCTGGAAGTGTGGGGCGTCAGCAAAAGCTACGGCCCGTTCACGGCCCTCAAGGAGATCAGCTTCAGCGTGGCCAGGGGCGAGATGGTCTGCCTGCTCGGGCCCTCGGGCTGCGGGAAAACCACGGCCCTGCGCATCATCGCCGGCCTTGAGGAGCTGGACTCCGGGCGCGTGTTCCTGGGCGGAGCGGACGTGACCGAGCTGCCCGTTTCGCAGCGCAACGTCGGCATCGTGTTCCAGTCCTACGCGCTCTTCCCCAACCTCTCGGTGGGCGACAACGTGGCCTACGGCCTGGTGAACAAGAGGCTGGCCAGGCGCGAAATCCGCCTGCGCGTGACGGAGCTGCTGGACCTGGTGGGCCTGCCCGGGCTGGAGTCCAAGTATCCGGCCCAGCTCTCGGGCGGCCAGCAGCAGCGCGTGGCCCTGGCGCGGGCCATGGCCCTCTCCCCGGACGTGCTCCTGCTGGACGAGCCCCTCTCGGCCCTGGACGCCAAGGTGCGCGCCCACCTGCGCGCCGAGATCAAGCGCCTGCAGCGTGAGTTCGGCGTCACCTCCATCCTCGTCACCCACGACCAGGAAGAGGCCATGACCATGGCCGACCGCATCCTGCTCATGGACCACGGGCGCATCGTGCAGAACGCCACGCCCGGGGAGCTCTACGACAGCCCGGCCACCCCCTTCGCCGCCGGGTTCCTGGGGACCATGAACTTCCTGCCCGTGGAGCGCGGCCCCCGGGAGGACACCGCCCGGCTGGGGAAGTGGGTCATGTCCCTGCCGGAGCGCGCCTGGCCCGACGCCCCGGCCGCCCTGGCCGCCATCCGGCCCGAGGACGTGGCCCTGGAGGAGACCGCCGGGGCCTTCGCGCCGGAGCCCAACGTGCTGGACGCACGGGTGGACTTCATGGAATTTCGCGGCGCCCTCTACCGCCTGAGCCTGCGCCTCGACGGCGTGGCGGGGGAGGGCGTGCTGCTCCATGCCGACGTCACGGCGCGCCAGGCCCGCCGCATGGGCCTTTCCGAGGGGATGGCCGTGCGGGCCTGCCTGCCCCTGGCGCGCCTGCGCGTCTTCCCGGCCGACCATGCCCCCGAGGCGAAGGACGCCGCATGA
- a CDS encoding DUF1134 domain-containing protein translates to MNKTAPLLILALALTLWAADAPALQERTLTDEPTVEKPQAPALKDPAPAPKSAPAPAPAPEAKPAADGKSPFNSQAPAVEKYPPPPASYGKGSGGAPGGTWTPGGQPPAAETPAEPPASGQGSGSRIFDMPEARQVTTYSRKEVDEQVMGFFEGGARGLADLISRAFEKYGEPTGFIKGSEGAGALVVGFRYGEGWLYLKNGQKAYVYWQSPSVGLDLGVNASKVFCMVYGMTSVDQIYQRFPSVDGSAYVVGGFGMNYQRSSPVVLAPIRFGVGLRLGANLGYMHFTKERTINPF, encoded by the coding sequence TTGAACAAGACGGCCCCCCTGCTCATTCTCGCGCTGGCCCTGACCCTCTGGGCCGCGGACGCCCCGGCCCTCCAGGAGCGCACGCTCACCGACGAGCCCACCGTGGAGAAGCCCCAGGCCCCGGCGCTCAAGGACCCCGCGCCCGCGCCCAAATCCGCGCCCGCGCCTGCCCCGGCCCCCGAGGCCAAGCCCGCGGCGGACGGCAAATCCCCCTTCAACTCCCAGGCCCCGGCCGTGGAGAAATACCCGCCCCCGCCCGCCTCCTACGGCAAGGGCTCCGGCGGCGCTCCCGGCGGCACCTGGACCCCCGGCGGCCAGCCTCCGGCCGCCGAGACCCCGGCCGAGCCCCCCGCTTCGGGCCAGGGCTCCGGGAGCCGCATCTTCGACATGCCCGAGGCCCGGCAGGTGACCACCTACTCCCGCAAGGAGGTGGACGAGCAGGTCATGGGCTTCTTCGAGGGCGGGGCCAGGGGCCTGGCCGACCTGATCTCCCGGGCCTTCGAGAAATACGGCGAGCCCACGGGCTTCATCAAAGGCAGCGAGGGCGCCGGCGCGCTGGTGGTGGGCTTCCGCTACGGCGAGGGCTGGCTCTACCTCAAGAACGGCCAGAAGGCCTACGTCTACTGGCAGAGCCCCTCCGTGGGGCTGGACCTGGGCGTCAACGCCTCCAAGGTGTTCTGCATGGTCTACGGCATGACCAGCGTCGACCAGATCTACCAACGATTCCCCAGCGTGGACGGCAGCGCCTACGTGGTGGGCGGCTTCGGCATGAACTACCAGCGCTCCTCCCCGGTGGTGCTGGCCCCCATCCGCTTCGGCGTGGGGCTGCGCCTGGGGGCCAACCTGGGCTACATGCACTTCACCAAGGAACGCACCATCAACCCGTTCTGA
- the sfsA gene encoding DNA/RNA nuclease SfsA — protein METVNSSAHPGPVLLPLSGPARVARLVGRRARFLMDLEDGAGERFTAHTNNTGTMLGLLRPGAQVLATRRDTPGRKLPWSVEAVRPGAFWVGVDTSVPTRALRAAWAAGLLPETAGYETFKAEPRFEGGRLDALLEGPAGPLWVETKNVTLVEDCQAQFPDAPSERARKHLTELSRLARKGERAALFFCVQRPDARCFGPAWAVDEAYGREFHQALEAGVEAWAYVLDVGEDGYRLGGRLAVGGAP, from the coding sequence ATGGAAACAGTAAATTCTTCGGCGCATCCCGGCCCCGTTCTCCTGCCGCTTTCCGGTCCGGCGCGGGTGGCCCGGCTCGTGGGGCGCAGGGCGCGCTTCCTCATGGACCTTGAAGACGGCGCGGGGGAACGCTTCACCGCCCACACCAACAACACCGGGACCATGCTGGGGCTTCTGCGCCCCGGCGCGCAGGTGCTCGCCACGCGGCGCGACACGCCCGGGCGCAAGCTGCCCTGGAGCGTGGAGGCCGTGCGGCCGGGCGCTTTCTGGGTGGGCGTGGACACCTCCGTGCCCACCCGGGCGCTGCGGGCCGCCTGGGCGGCCGGGCTTCTGCCCGAGACGGCCGGATACGAGACCTTCAAGGCGGAGCCGCGCTTCGAGGGCGGCCGCCTGGACGCCCTGCTGGAAGGACCGGCCGGGCCGCTCTGGGTGGAAACCAAGAACGTGACCCTGGTGGAGGACTGCCAGGCCCAGTTCCCGGACGCGCCCTCCGAGCGCGCCCGCAAGCACCTGACGGAGCTTTCGCGCCTGGCCCGCAAGGGGGAGCGCGCGGCGCTCTTCTTCTGCGTGCAGCGCCCGGACGCGCGGTGCTTCGGCCCGGCCTGGGCCGTGGACGAGGCCTACGGCCGGGAGTTCCACCAGGCCCTGGAGGCCGGCGTGGAGGCCTGGGCGTACGTTCTGGACGTGGGGGAGGACGGGTATCGCCTGGGCGGAAGGCTGGCGGTGGGGGGCGCGCCCTAG